One stretch of Anabas testudineus chromosome 24, fAnaTes1.2, whole genome shotgun sequence DNA includes these proteins:
- the msgn1 gene encoding mesogenin-1 produces MELEVPTSKMLSEWTSHESSFGEDQESLQSRSPEFSMDSMCSSPEMCYSSGRQEIKDFSFGFTGQRTAPTTQRQNKSKMSTKRRMKASEREKMRMRSLAEALHQLRDYLPPDYSKRGQPLTKIQTLKYTIEYINKLSDILSRA; encoded by the coding sequence ATGGAGCTGGAGGTTCCTACATCGAAAATGTTGTCTGAATGGACGAGCCATGAGAGTAGTTTTGGAGAGGACCAGGAGTCACTTCAGTCCAGATCACCAGAGTTCTCTATGGACTCGATGTGCTCTTCACCGGAGATGTGCTACTCCAGTGGGCGTCAGGAGATCAAGGATTTTTCTTTTGGCTTCACGGGGCAGAGGACGGCTCCAACAACGCAAAGGCAGAACAAATCCAAGATGTCCACAAAAAGACGCATGAAGGCCAGCGAGAGGGAAAAGATGCGGATGAGGAGTCTTGCAGAGGCCCTTCACCAGCTCCGTGACTACCTGCCGCCGGATTACAGCAAGAGGGGTCAGCCTCTGACCAAGATACAAACCCTGAAATACACCATTGAATACATCAACAAGCTCTCGGACATCCTAAGCCGTGCGTAA
- the LOC113148969 gene encoding flap endonuclease GEN homolog 1, whose product MGVHDLWSIIEPVRESVPLYSLSGKTLAVDLSLWICEAQHVQAMMGRVTKPHLRNLFFRVTSLTLMGIKLVFVMEGEAPKLKAETMSKRTETRFGGFKKAAATKCTTSTSRGRFKAVLRECAEMLDYLGVPWVTAAGEAEAMCAYLDSQGLVDGCITNDGDAFLYGARTVYRNFNMNSKDPQVDCYRTSRVQSELHLCRDNLVGIAILLGCDYIPKGIPGVGKEQTLKLIQTLKGQTLLQRFNHWRENNTGVSEEVVKKVPHCHVCRHPGSAKAHERGGCVLCNSKHFCQPQDFDYKCPCDWHHYEHTRQALSFEANIRKKTLASQQFPFTEIISEFLIAKDKPVSHFKRRQPNMLLMQKFAYDKMEWPKHYTSEKVLVLMTYTELMNRKYGRKMPSQINPLKIVKPRVRNAVACFEVIWGTPEHYIFPDEHPAENQHEVRTIEEESLFCVAFPEVVERYRSDRTLAKENKTKKKKTRSKKEKSSDASDGISDLLAQMTLQSSCSTSAATQSQTLLPTTSTTEKPEVVALDTPVTQKQLHKVKEEHSSLPDCPNTPVSPAESEAAASMSVSAVVDALHLSDIDWDALSFTSSPPPQTATNHTPDHRLNKIADTDVKETQGENIKRKTSSDAKQAHARSAPELSYTECPLRDRLLIKNTAKAINQKRVDDGEVSKQLNYDLPSLEHISPSDSGSKPSEQMSMKKSHNSKRDKKEPPTHKSQCETNQAGMETKTSNQPLVPAVKDHCKAKYKCNESQKPPHKSKFSKTGISSSGVPPERCHSDPGRRDQDRHVPQSTKKSVCMIVCSSSDDSDTENQQVGPQRKSKAINKAKGSFPLKPVAAPKTTMKPTHCLQPLGPKSQKHSADVEINSTPVSTTSRCQDVSPAMSDGDVFLQGPASPVTVLDSDDSVICSESPLPLAERLRLRFLK is encoded by the exons ATGGGTGTTCACGATTTGTGGTCTATTATCGAACCGGTTCGCGAGTCTGTGCCGTTGTACAGTTTGAGCGGAAAGACGCTGGCAGTGGACCTGAGTTTGTGGATATGCGAAGCTCAGCACGTTCAAGCGATGATGGGGAGAGTTACCAAACCTCATCTGAG GAATTTGTTTTTCAGGGTGACATCCCTCACACTGATGGGGATCAAGCTGGTCTTTGTCATGGAAGGAGAAGCTCCTAAACTTAAAGCAGAAACCATGAGCAAGAGGACGGAAACAAGATTTGGAGGATTTAAAAAGGCTGCGGCCACCAAGTGCACGACGAGCACCAGCAGAGGGCGCTTCAAAGCTGTCCTCCGAGAG TGTGCAGAGATGTTGGACTACCTGGGTGTGCCGTGGGTCACGGCCGCTGGAGAGGCTGAGGCCATGTGCGCTTATCTGGACTCCCAGGGTCTAGTGGATGGCTGCATCACCAATGATGGAGATGCCTTCTTGTATGGAGCCCGAACTGTGTACAGAAACTTCAACATGAACAGCAAA GACCCTCAGGTGGACTGTTATCGGACATCTCGAGTTCAATCAGAGTTACATCTGTGCAGAGACAACCTAGTTGGCATAGCCATTCTCCTTGGCTGTGATTATATTCCTAAG GGCATACCAGGTGTTGGTAAAGAGCAAACTCTTAAACTTATCCAGACACTGAAAGGACAAACTCTTCTTCAAAG GTTCAACCACTGGAGGGAGAATAACACAGGTGTGTCTGAGGAAGTTGTAAAGAAGGTTCCTCACTGCCACGTATGTCGACATCCTG GCTCAGCGAAGGCACACGAGCGCGGCGGCTGTGTGCTCTGCAACAGTAAGCATTTCTGCCAGCCTCAGGATTTTGATTACAAGTGTCCTTGTGACTGGCATCACTATGAACACACCCGCCAGGCCTTGTCTTTCGAAGCAAATATCAGGAA gaaAACACTGGCAAGTCAACAGTTCCCTTTTACAGAG ATCATTAGTGAATTTCTCATCGCCAAGGATAAACCTGTGTCCCATTTCAAGAGGAGACAGCCAAATATGCTGTTGATGCAG AAATTTGCATACGACAAGATGGAGTGGCCGAAACACTACACCAGCGAAAAGGTTCTAGTCTTGATGACCTACACGGAGTTGATGAACAGAAAATATGGAAGGAAGATGCCCTCCCAAATCAACCCCCTCAA AATAGTGAAACCCCGAGTGAGGAATGCTGTTGCTTGCTTCGAAGTCATCTGGGGCACTCCAG aaCATTACATATTCCCCGATGAGCATCCCGCAGAGAATCAGCATGAAGTGAGGACAATTGAGGAAGAGTCTCTCTTCTGTGTTGCCTTCCCAGAGGTGGTGGAGAGATACCGGAGCGACAGAACACTGGCTAAAGAGAACAAGACCAAGA aaaagaaaacaaggagTAAAAAGGAGAAGTCATCTGATGCGTCTGACGGTATTTCAGACCTCTTGGCTCAGATGACCCTTCAAAGTTCCTGTTCAACAAGTGCTGCTACTCAATCGCAAACACTTCTCCCTACCACTTCAACCACAGAAAAGCCAGAGGTGGTGGCTTTGGACACTCCAGTGACTCAAAAACAGCTTCACAAGGTGAAAGAAGAACATAGCAGTCTGCCTGATTGTCCCAACACTCCTGTGTCTCCTGCTGAATCAGAGGCTGCTGCTTCaatgtctgtctctgctgttgttGATGCTCTCCACCTGAGTGATATTGACTGGGATGCTTTGTCCTTCACATCCTCTCCCCCTCCACAAACGGCAACCAACCACACTCCAGATCACAGGCTAAATAAAATCGCAGACACAGATGTCAAGGAAACACAGGGTGAAAACATCAAACGAAAAACATCGAGTGATGCCAAACAAGCACACGCCAGGTCTGCTCCAGAGCTGAGTTACACAGAGTGTCCTCTAAGGGACAGGTTGCTCATAAAGAACACAGCCAAAGCTATAAACCAGAAGAGGGTAGATGATGGTGAGGTTTCAAAACAACTAAACTATGACTTACCTTCTCTTGAACACATTTCTCCTTCTGACTCAGGCTCAAAGCCAAGTGAACAGATGTCCATGAAAAAGAGCCATAACAGTAAACGGGACAAAAAAGAACCACCTACTCACAAAAGCCAGTGTGAAACAAATCAGGCAGGAATGGAAACTAAAACTTCAAACCAGCCACTGGTGCCTGCAGTTAAAGATCACTGTAAGGCAAAGTACAAATGTAATGAATCGCAGAAGCCTCCACACAAATCAAAATTTTCCAAGACAGGCATTTCATCATCTGGTGTTCCACCAGAGAGATGCCACTCTGACCCAGGTCGACGTGATCAGGACAGGCATGTGCCACAGAGCACcaagaaaagtgtgtgtatgatcGTGTGTTCATCCAGTGACGATAGTGACACAGAGAACCAGCAGGTTGGACCTCAAAGGAAGTCCAAGGCCATAAACAAGGCCAAGGGTAGCTTCCCCCTGAAACCCGTCGCTGCCCccaaaacaacaatgaaaccGACTCACTGCCTTCAGCCATTAGGACCCAAATCTCAGAAACACAGTGCAGATGTTGAGATAAACAGCACACCTGTATCCACTACGAGCAGATGCCAGGATGTCTCACCAGCCATGTCGGATGGTGACGTGTTCCTCCAGGGTCCAGCATCACCTGTCACTGTGTTAGATAGTGACGATTCAGTGATTTGTAGTGAGAGTCCACTGCCACTGGCAGAGAGACTGAGACTGAGGTTCCTGAAGTGA
- the ppil6 gene encoding probable inactive peptidyl-prolyl cis-trans isomerase-like 6 isoform X3 has translation MDSKVHVEIVGLIKDRHFHIARSIAEGLKQKFPDVFLDPIIKPLLEFDWRTYLNDKKRELRGDVWQYSSNLMCFLNNRLLGNEKDLASWAKEQWGFTFTRPQAFYMALTEDYYTKHLKKSGHQFVFMDIEIAGEAVGKLLFELFSDVCPKTSRNFKALCTGELGLSQSGLRLCYKGSLFHRIVPNGWVQGGDISSERRGDGGESIYGPTFEDESFAISHYKRGILGMANKGSHTNGSQFYITLQPALWMDKTYVAFGQVVEGFDILRRLEEAQTCNERPKYECKVKDCGVLKP, from the exons ATGGACTCAAAAGTTCATGTAGAAATTGTAGGTTTAATTAAAGACCGACATTTTCACATTGCCAGAAGTATAGCAGAG GGGCTAAAGCAGAAGTTTCCTGATGTATTTCTGGATCCAATAATTAAACCACTCCTTGAATTTGACTGGCGCACCTATCTGAACGACAAGAAACGT GAGCTGCGTGGTGACGTTTGGCAGTACTCCAGCAACCTGATGTGCTTTCTGAACAACCGTCTTCTTGGTAATGAAAAAGATCTTGCTAGCTGGGCCAAGGAGCAGTGGGGCTTCACTTTTACTCGGCCGCAGGCTTTCTACATGGCTCTCACTGAGGACTATTACACCAAACACCTCAAGAAAAGTGGG CATCAATTTGTCTTCATGGATATTGAGATAGCAGGGGAAGCAGTGGGGAAGTTGTTGTTTGAG CTGTTCTCAGATGTTTGTCCAAAGACATCAAGAAACTTCAAGGCTCTGTGCACAGGAGAGCTGGGACTGTCCCAGAGCGGCCTCCGACTCTGCTACAAGGGCTCTCTGTTTCATCGTATAGTGCCCAATGGCTGGGTGCAAGGTGGAG ATATATCTTCAGAAAGAAGAGGTGATGGAGGGGAGTCAATCTATGGACCAACTTTTGAAG ATGAGAGTTTTGCTATTTCCCATTATAAGCGGGGCATACTAGGAATGGCCAATAAGGGTTCCCACACTAATGGATCCCAGTTCTACATCACTCTGCAGCCAGCACTCTGGATGGACAAGACCTACGTTGCATTTGG ACAGGTGGTTGAAGGTTTCGACattctcaggagattagaagaAGCCCAGACTTGCAATGAAAGACCCAAGTATGAATGTAAAGTTAAGGATTGTGGAGTATTAAAGCCATAG
- the ppil6 gene encoding probable inactive peptidyl-prolyl cis-trans isomerase-like 6 isoform X1 — translation MDSKVHVEIVGLIKDRHFHIARSIAEGLKQKFPDVFLDPIIKPLLEFDWRTYLNDKKRELRGDVWQYSSNLMCFLNNRLLGNEKDLASWAKEQWGFTFTRPQAFYMALTEDYYTKHLKKSGHQFVFMDIEIAGEAVGKLLFELFSDVCPKTSRNFKALCTGELGLSQSGLRLCYKGSLFHRIVPNGWVQGGDISSERRGDGGESIYGPTFEDESFAISHYKRGILGMANKGSHTNGSQFYITLQPALWMDKTYVAFGQVVEGFDILRRLEEAQTCNERPKFSLHEDGSISL, via the exons ATGGACTCAAAAGTTCATGTAGAAATTGTAGGTTTAATTAAAGACCGACATTTTCACATTGCCAGAAGTATAGCAGAG GGGCTAAAGCAGAAGTTTCCTGATGTATTTCTGGATCCAATAATTAAACCACTCCTTGAATTTGACTGGCGCACCTATCTGAACGACAAGAAACGT GAGCTGCGTGGTGACGTTTGGCAGTACTCCAGCAACCTGATGTGCTTTCTGAACAACCGTCTTCTTGGTAATGAAAAAGATCTTGCTAGCTGGGCCAAGGAGCAGTGGGGCTTCACTTTTACTCGGCCGCAGGCTTTCTACATGGCTCTCACTGAGGACTATTACACCAAACACCTCAAGAAAAGTGGG CATCAATTTGTCTTCATGGATATTGAGATAGCAGGGGAAGCAGTGGGGAAGTTGTTGTTTGAG CTGTTCTCAGATGTTTGTCCAAAGACATCAAGAAACTTCAAGGCTCTGTGCACAGGAGAGCTGGGACTGTCCCAGAGCGGCCTCCGACTCTGCTACAAGGGCTCTCTGTTTCATCGTATAGTGCCCAATGGCTGGGTGCAAGGTGGAG ATATATCTTCAGAAAGAAGAGGTGATGGAGGGGAGTCAATCTATGGACCAACTTTTGAAG ATGAGAGTTTTGCTATTTCCCATTATAAGCGGGGCATACTAGGAATGGCCAATAAGGGTTCCCACACTAATGGATCCCAGTTCTACATCACTCTGCAGCCAGCACTCTGGATGGACAAGACCTACGTTGCATTTGG ACAGGTGGTTGAAGGTTTCGACattctcaggagattagaagaAGCCCAGACTTGCAATGAAAGACCCAA ATTCTCGCTGCATGAAGATGGGAGCATCTCTCTGTAG
- the ppil6 gene encoding probable inactive peptidyl-prolyl cis-trans isomerase-like 6 isoform X2 — protein sequence MDSKVHVEIVGLIKDRHFHIARSIAEGLKQKFPDVFLDPIIKPLLEFDWRTYLNDKKRELRGDVWQYSSNLMCFLNNRLLGNEKDLASWAKEQWGFTFTRPQAFYMALTEDYYTKHLKKSGHQFVFMDIEIAGEAVGKLLFELFSDVCPKTSRNFKALCTGELGLSQSGLRLCYKGSLFHRIVPNGWVQGGDISSERRGDGGESIYGPTFEDESFAISHYKRGILGMANKGSHTNGSQFYITLQPALWMDKTYVAFGWLKVSTFSGD from the exons ATGGACTCAAAAGTTCATGTAGAAATTGTAGGTTTAATTAAAGACCGACATTTTCACATTGCCAGAAGTATAGCAGAG GGGCTAAAGCAGAAGTTTCCTGATGTATTTCTGGATCCAATAATTAAACCACTCCTTGAATTTGACTGGCGCACCTATCTGAACGACAAGAAACGT GAGCTGCGTGGTGACGTTTGGCAGTACTCCAGCAACCTGATGTGCTTTCTGAACAACCGTCTTCTTGGTAATGAAAAAGATCTTGCTAGCTGGGCCAAGGAGCAGTGGGGCTTCACTTTTACTCGGCCGCAGGCTTTCTACATGGCTCTCACTGAGGACTATTACACCAAACACCTCAAGAAAAGTGGG CATCAATTTGTCTTCATGGATATTGAGATAGCAGGGGAAGCAGTGGGGAAGTTGTTGTTTGAG CTGTTCTCAGATGTTTGTCCAAAGACATCAAGAAACTTCAAGGCTCTGTGCACAGGAGAGCTGGGACTGTCCCAGAGCGGCCTCCGACTCTGCTACAAGGGCTCTCTGTTTCATCGTATAGTGCCCAATGGCTGGGTGCAAGGTGGAG ATATATCTTCAGAAAGAAGAGGTGATGGAGGGGAGTCAATCTATGGACCAACTTTTGAAG ATGAGAGTTTTGCTATTTCCCATTATAAGCGGGGCATACTAGGAATGGCCAATAAGGGTTCCCACACTAATGGATCCCAGTTCTACATCACTCTGCAGCCAGCACTCTGGATGGACAAGACCTACGTTGCATTTGG GTGGTTGAAGGTTTCGACattctcaggagattag
- the cd164 gene encoding sialomucin core protein 24 isoform X2, protein MYLKVLLSALVAVLISASAAAATDECSKLQCDQCTNTSDCAWMNCTTDKVSAPVGCYNKTSLSASNTTCENATCQATNTSTIAPTHSTNSTTTTPAVTKTTNSSTASPTTAPHKNSTFDAASFIGGIVLVLGLQAVIFFLYKFCKSKDRNYHTL, encoded by the exons ATGTATTTGAAGGTGCTGTTATCCGCTCTCGTCGCGGTGCTGATTAGCGCTTCAGCCGCAGCAGCCACAG atgAATGTTCTAAGCTGCAGTGTGATCAATGTACGAACACCAGTGACTGTGCTTGGATGAACTGCACGACAGACAAAG TTTCAGCACCTGTCGGCTGTTACAACAAGACTAGTCTGTCAGCGTCCAACACGACCTGCGAAAATGCTACCTGTCAAG CAACCAATACATCCACCATTGCGCCCACTCACAGTACTAACAGCACGACCACTACACCTGCAGTCACTAAAA CTACAAACAGCTCAACTGCATCCCCTACTACTGCCCCTCACAAGAACTCAACCTTCGATGCCGCAAGCTTCATTGGTGGAATAGTGCTGGTCCTGGGCCTGCAGGCCGTCATCTTCTTCCTCTACAAATTCTGCAAGTCCAAAGACCGCAACTACCACACCCTTTGA
- the cd164 gene encoding sialomucin core protein 24 isoform X1, with protein MYLKVLLSALVAVLISASAAAATDECSKLQCDQCTNTSDCAWMNCTTDKVSAPVGCYNKTSLSASNTTCENATCQAFQPSTSPSVSTSTATHASVVTTTSNPNTTATNTSTIAPTHSTNSTTTTPAVTKTTNSSTASPTTAPHKNSTFDAASFIGGIVLVLGLQAVIFFLYKFCKSKDRNYHTL; from the exons ATGTATTTGAAGGTGCTGTTATCCGCTCTCGTCGCGGTGCTGATTAGCGCTTCAGCCGCAGCAGCCACAG atgAATGTTCTAAGCTGCAGTGTGATCAATGTACGAACACCAGTGACTGTGCTTGGATGAACTGCACGACAGACAAAG TTTCAGCACCTGTCGGCTGTTACAACAAGACTAGTCTGTCAGCGTCCAACACGACCTGCGAAAATGCTACCTGTCAAG CTTTTCAACCCTCAACCAGCCCGAGTGTTAGTACTTCAACTGCTACCCATGCCTCTGTTGTCACCACCACCTCTAACCCCAACACCACAG CAACCAATACATCCACCATTGCGCCCACTCACAGTACTAACAGCACGACCACTACACCTGCAGTCACTAAAA CTACAAACAGCTCAACTGCATCCCCTACTACTGCCCCTCACAAGAACTCAACCTTCGATGCCGCAAGCTTCATTGGTGGAATAGTGCTGGTCCTGGGCCTGCAGGCCGTCATCTTCTTCCTCTACAAATTCTGCAAGTCCAAAGACCGCAACTACCACACCCTTTGA